The Gouania willdenowi chromosome 20, fGouWil2.1, whole genome shotgun sequence genome window below encodes:
- the LOC114453937 gene encoding uncharacterized protein LOC114453937, giving the protein MEATTSSAQQHHNPGSRPPNLPHGAPHGASAAPRFDNQNKPFFFVQPPQSYMPVQGLQWPVPMPYNPYFGYPGLGYGMPIMSPYQTNPYMEPPGYVMPHTHLHLMDYRRLLNPHYYQTMAYHSRRFHYQHNSSSRETTTSEVQTEPLVASHRSDNSAVATDSETLSVFQAQSSDKSRSATSSELMSQASSAQKVDLKEKMPSNGSFVIQTEEVRMECCTTPVGLQLLHAEESAEVSHMVKCDSIVQTHVQKDKIPSLPAEQSQQVCPDILLVGRPGADEKVPALEECKNQTPCFDLQVEPTEMRSENAPSSTDFQFKVVHLPFESKHSDKDGETESFLWSMEETVISARDSPIQNASSESQDETLIAETTEILMLNEEVVADAHMDGQADMDLSLEASRMAMVSKEEEYPLIDALSEEPEHSPLAEVDNAPNFFSSEQSPLSTEDGNQQRPETNTEDQQETSFESLPAYLPSTNWLADFDKLYYCSVMPPAPKKPFRSPSKSVINLPSRRRKLEMESKDHPTLRKPKEKYKSKGKAESRSLSDHEYCLNRSLSENISHNGSKREQLCSTCVENCGPSAGQGADFQSFKRKTASYNQWIDGFLPTCEACKTHTKRRPMRKCSKGDFQHRVIDTEGESSENGSCCTGSKWKLTDTKRPLAPKQNLKKCPVVTNSRLKEKNCLCNEPHLQPRTWERLQHVPQRNTTREMDENCAAPVSLQERWRNQAYMSNRWQTEQFWKSSTPDADGSRTFAGSPLSNKHKKSLTHSQESRRKDARC; this is encoded by the exons ATGGAGGCGACCACGAGCAGCGCACAGCAGCATCATAATCCCGGCTCTCGGCCCCCGAACCTACCGCATGGAGCCCCGCATGGAGCGTCCGCGGCGCCGCGCTTCGACAACCAGAACAAGCCTTTCTTCTTCGTGCAACCGCCGCAGTCCTACATGCCCGTGCAGGGCCTGCAGTGGCCCGTGCCGATGCCCTACAACCCTTACTTTGGATACCCAGGCTTAG GTTATGGGATGCCCATCATGTCTCCATACCAGACGAACCCTTACATGGAGCCTCCTGGCTACGTTATGCCTCACACTCACCTCCATCTTATGGACTACCGGCGCCTGCTGAACCCTCATTATTACCAGACGATGGCGTACCACTCACGGAGATTTCACTACCAACACAACTCCTCATCCAGGGAGACAACTACCTCGGAGGTTCAGACGGAGCCCCTAGTTGCTTCCCACAGGAGTGATAACTCGGCTGTCGCCACTGATAGTGAAACTTTGAGTGTCTTTCAGGCTCAAAGTAGCGATAAGTCGCGCAGTGCTACCTCCAGTGAATTGATGTCTCAAGCATCCAGTGCACAGAAAGTAGACCTGAAGGAAAAGATGCCGTCGAATGGGAGCTTTGTGATCCAAACGGAGGAGGTGAGGATGGAGTGTTGCACCACGCCGGTGGGACTCCAGCTCCTGCACGCTGAAGAGTCTGCAGAAGTTTCTCACATGGTCAAGTGTGATTCCATCGTCCAGACGCATGTCCAGAAGGACAAGATCCCGAGCCTACCAGCAGAGCAGTCTCAGCAGGTTTGTCCGGACATCTTGCTGGTTGGGAGGCCTGGCGCTGATGAGAAGGTTCCTGCTCTGGAGGAGTGTAAGAACCAAACCCCCTGCTTTGACCTTCAAGTTGAACCCACAGAGATGAGAAGTGAGAATGCTCCCTCTTCCACTGACTTCCAGTTTAAAGTTGTCCATTTGCCGTTTGAGTCAAAACATTCAGACAAAGACGGGGAGACAGAGTCCTTTTTGTGGTCCATGGAGGAGACTGTGATTTCTGCTCGTGACTCTCCCATCCAAAATGCTTCCAGCGAGTCACAGGATGAAACGCTAATTGCAGAAACGACAGAAATACTGATGCTGAACGAGGAAGTTGTTGCCGATGCACATATGGATGGACAGGCGGACATGGACCTTTCTCTGGAGGCTTCAAGAATGGCTATGGTGTCCAAAGAAGAGGAATACCCTTTGATCGATGCTCTATCAGAAGAACCTGAGCATTCGCCCTTGGCAGAGGTGGATAATGCACCCAATTTCTTTTCCTCCGAACAATCTCCACTCAGTACAGAAGATGGAAACCAACAAAGGCCAGAAACAAACACTGAAGATCAGCAGGAGACCTCATTTGAGTCTCTACCAGCATATCTTCCTTCAACTAACTGGTTAGCTGACTTTGATAAGCTCTACTATTGCAGTGTGATGCCACCAGCTCCAAAGAAGCCGTTCAGATCTCCGAGTAAATCTGTTATAAACCTGCCTTCCAGGAGGAGGAAACTGGAAATGGAGTCCAAAGATCACCCAACCCTTCGTAAACCAAAGGAGAAGTACAAATCCAAAGGCAAGGCCGAGTCCCGGAGCCTCTCTGACCATGAATACTGCCTCAACAGAAGTTTGAGTGAGAACATCAGCCATAATGGGTCCAAAAGAGAACAACTTTGTTCCACATGTGTGGAAAACTGCGGCCCCTCTGCTGGTCAAGGAGCAGACTTCCAAAGCTTCAAAAGAAAGACTGCTTCCTACAATCAGTGGATTGATGGTTTCCTGCCCACATGCGAGGCGTGTAAAACTCATACTAAGAGGCGGCCGATGAGGAAATGTTCAAAAGGGGACTTCCAACATCGGGTGATCGACACGGAGGGCGAGTCGTCAGAGAACGGGTCCTGTTGCACTGGATCAAAGTGGAAGCTGACTGACACAAAGAGGCCACTGGCACCCAAACAAAACCTCAAGAAGTGTCCTGTAGTGACCAACTCAAGGCTGAAGGAGAAGAACTGTCTGTGCAACGAGCCACACCTTCAACCAAGGACCTGGGAGCGGCTGCAACACGTACCTCAGAGGAACACCACCCGAGAGATGGACGAAAACTGTGCGGCTCCCGTTTCACTTCAGGAACGGTGGAGGAACCAGGCCTACATGTCGAACAGGTGGCAGACAG AGCAGTTTTGGAAATCTTCGACGCCAGATGCCGATGGCTCCAGGACCTTTGCGGGATCGCCGctttcaaacaaacacaaaaaatcactGACACACTCACAAG AAAGTCGAAGAAAAGACGCACGATGCTGA